A stretch of Dromaius novaehollandiae isolate bDroNov1 chromosome 8, bDroNov1.hap1, whole genome shotgun sequence DNA encodes these proteins:
- the SEC22B gene encoding vesicle-trafficking protein SEC22b, which produces MLRWRFPATSVAGAGGGSGGGAQRGAEMVLLTMIARVADGLPLAASMQEDEQSGRDLQQYQSQAKQLFRKLNEQSPTRCTLEAGAMAFHYIIEKGVCYLVLCEAAFPKKLAFAYLEDLHSEFDEQHGKKVPTVSRPYSFIEFDTYIQKTKKLFIDSRARRNLGSINTELQDVQRIMVANIEEVLQRGEALSALDSKANNLSSLSKKYRQDAKYLNMRSTYAKLAAVAVFFIMLIVYVRFWWL; this is translated from the exons ATGTTGCGCTGGCGGTTTCCGGCCACCTCCGTggcaggggcgggcggcggcagcggcggtggGGCGCAGCGGGGTGCGGAGATGGTGCTGCTCACGATGATCGCCCGCGTGGCGGACGGGCTCCCGCTGGCTGCCTCCATGCAAGAGGACGAGCAG TCAGGCCGTGACCTGCAGCAGTACCAGAGCCAGGCGAAGCAGCTGTTCCGCAAGCTGAACGAGCAGTCACCCACGAGGTGCACCCTCGAAGCCGGAGCCATGGCCTTCCA CTACATCATCGAGAAAGGGGTGTGTTACCTGGTCCTGTGTGAAGCTGCATTCCCCAAGAAACTGGCCTTTGCATATCTGGAGGACTTGCATTCGGAGTTCGATGAGCAACATGGCAAGAAGGTGCCAACGGTCTCCAGGCCCTATTCCTTCATTGAATTTG ACACCTACATCCAGAAAACCAAGAAGCTCTTCATTGACAGCCGGGCAAGGAGGAACCTGGGTTCCATCAacacagagctgcaggatgtgcagagAATTATGGTAGCCAACATCGAGGAAGTCTTACAGCGAGGAGAGGCGCTCTCAG CTCTTGATTCCAAGGCCAACAACTTGTCCAGTTTGTCCAAGAAGTACCGTCAGGATGCGAAGTATCTGAACATGCGTTCCACTTACGCCAAACTTGCAGCTGTAGCTGTGTTTTTTATCATGTTGATCGTCTATGTGCGATTCTGGTGGCTGTGA